The sequence CGGCGAAAAGGTCGGCACCATCCGTGAGATCCTCACCGACGACAATGGCCGCATTCGGTACTTCGTGGTCGAGGTGGGCAGCTGGTTCTCCGCCAAGGAAGTCATGGTGCCCGTCGGCTCGGCCCGCGTTGAAGACGATGGCGTGTATTTTGATCATCTGACCCGCGACCAGGTCAAGGACATGTCCAGCTACGTGGCGGGGCAGGACTACCCGTACGACCAGGAAGTGGAGAACATCCGCGTGCTCTACGGCAAAGACTACGCCGGTCAGCAGACCGAGCAGGGGACACTGAACTACCGCGAGGATGACCGGGCATTCGCGACCCCGCAGCGCCTGCAACTGCTCGAAGAGCGGCTGCGCGTGAACAAGGACCGCTACGTGGCCGGCCAAGTCGAGATTGGTAAACACGTGGAAACCCGTACCGAGAACGTCACTGTCGGGCTGGAGCGCGAGGAAATCGTCATCGAGCGCCGCCCGGTGAGTGAGGCGCGGCCGGTGGAAGGCGCTGTAACGCTGGGCGCGGGCAGTGAAACGGTGCGCGTTGAGCTCGAAGCCGAGCGGGCCGATGTGAGCAAGCAGGCGTTCGTCACTGAGGAGGTCGAGGTGGGCAAGCGCACCGTGACCGAGCAGCAGACCGTGACCGAAACGGTGGGCCGCGAAGTGCTCGATGTGAAGCAAACGGGCGAAGTG is a genomic window of Deinococcus sedimenti containing:
- a CDS encoding PRC and DUF2382 domain-containing protein, translating into MARLMPVSELIRDRQYDLGDTYDIVGRHAYAQNGEKVGTIREILTDDNGRIRYFVVEVGSWFSAKEVMVPVGSARVEDDGVYFDHLTRDQVKDMSSYVAGQDYPYDQEVENIRVLYGKDYAGQQTEQGTLNYREDDRAFATPQRLQLLEERLRVNKDRYVAGQVEIGKHVETRTENVTVGLEREEIVIERRPVSEARPVEGAVTLGAGSETVRVELEAERADVSKQAFVTEEVEVGKRTVTEQQTVTETVGREVLDVKQTGEVNVQGGDAALRTDDRSLGDRVADAVDPLDGKIDRR